GCGCGGGCGGTCGATCTGCTGCGCCAGGTCGGCATCCCCGAGCCCGATGTCCGGATCATGCAGTACCCGCATCAGTTCTCGGGCGGGATGCGCCAGCGCCAAACTTCTCATTGCTGTTAGCCTTGGCCGGCAAACGCATCCTGGTAATTGATTGTGACCTCAAGAATCCAACGGTAGGCCGGTTCTTCAATATACCATTTAATGCGCCCGGGCTGATAGACTTCCTAACACACGATTATATCACGACACCCGACGTCTACACGCCGCTCGATGACCCGTCTTTTCAGGACATGAGTCTCTTTAATCCAACCATACGGATGGATGACCGCGAGATGGAGACAACGCACCAGCGGTACTCGCTTGATGTGATCCCTGCCGGCGGCTCTATCGACCATTCGAGTGAGTTACTCGACTCAGATAAATTCAAGGACTACCTGCTTGAAATTTCAAGCGCCTACGATTACATCCTGATTGATACCCCACCGGTCACCAGAACGGTGGACGCACTAACCCTTGGTAACTTCGTTAAAAACGCAGTACTTGTGGTTAAACCAAACTACACGCGCAAAGACAACCTCAATAGAGCCATTCAGGACTTCCGGCAATTCAATGTGCACTTGCTGGGCAGTGTAATCAACGCCTGCGACATTAAACGCTTTGCTGACGACTATGGTTATGGCTACGGATATGGCTACTCTTACCAGTATGAGCCACAGTATCCTGAGCTTCCAGCAGCTTCCACAATGGAATCTGAAAGCGCCTAACGTCACCACTTGGACATGCCTCAAGGCTGCTCTTTCTTTCGTTTTTTCGCACTATTTGAGCCAAAACTTAGTCCAGAGGAGACAGGCGCATGCGCCATAACAACCATTAGATAAACCGCATACCGCAGTATACTTCGTTATCCCATTCGGAGACCCACGCGTCTTAGTCCCGAATATTAATTTCGAAGGTGTTATGCGGTTAACAGAAGTAAGTAGCGTCCCAGAAGAATCGACGCTGGATCCCCTCACAAGCTTTATTAAAGGCATGGAGGCGGAAGCAGAAGCCAGGGACGGCTATAGTGTGGTGAAGCGATGCTTTGACTTTACGGTAGCCTTCGTACTTTTGGTATTGAGCTTTCCTCTGTTGCTTGTTTTGGCAATTTGCGTAAAGCTCAGCTCAAAAGGACCTGTGTTCTTTGTGCAAGAACGTGTCGGCAAAGGTGGTAAGCCTTTCAAGTTTTACAAATTTAGATCAATGGCCCACGGCAACGACACGTCGATCCACGAAGCGTACATGCAGAAGTTGATCCGTGGAGAAGTAGAAGCCAATGATGCTGAAGACAAACCACAGTTCAAAATCGAAAACGACCCTCGCATTACTGAATTTGGGCATTTTATCAGAAAAACCAGTCTTGATG
This Bacteroidota bacterium DNA region includes the following protein-coding sequences:
- a CDS encoding CpsD/CapB family tyrosine-protein kinase, which encodes MLLALAGKRILVIDCDLKNPTVGRFFNIPFNAPGLIDFLTHDYITTPDVYTPLDDPSFQDMSLFNPTIRMDDREMETTHQRYSLDVIPAGGSIDHSSELLDSDKFKDYLLEISSAYDYILIDTPPVTRTVDALTLGNFVKNAVLVVKPNYTRKDNLNRAIQDFRQFNVHLLGSVINACDIKRFADDYGYGYGYGYSYQYEPQYPELPAASTMESESA
- a CDS encoding sugar transferase, translated to MRLTEVSSVPEESTLDPLTSFIKGMEAEAEARDGYSVVKRCFDFTVAFVLLVLSFPLLLVLAICVKLSSKGPVFFVQERVGKGGKPFKFYKFRSMAHGNDTSIHEAYMQKLIRGEVEANDAEDKPQFKIENDPRITEFGHFIRKTSLDELPQLFNVLNGTMSLVGPRPPIPYEVQAYKSWHLQRLSVKPGVTGLWQVSGRSSIAFDEMVQLDLEYIDKKNLLLDMKILLQTIPAALNTSTAA